The DNA segment TGCCGACAATCGCGTAGGCGTAAGCGGGGTGGGCGTTGCCCAGGTCCTGCAGAAACGCAAAGACCTTTTTGTCCATCTCGCCCTGCGGGATGGTTTCGGCGTTGGCGCTCATGTAGGTCTTGAGGCTGTCGTCGGTGTTCTTGATCAGCGGTTGCGACGCCAGGTAATCGACGTTCTGGCTGATGCCGTCAAAAAACAACTGCATGGCGTTGCTGACCTGACGGATCTCGCGGCCGCTGCTGTCGACAAAACTGTCCCGGGCATCGCTGCGCAGGTTCATCACCACGAGGGTAGCGACCAGCACCACCGGCAAGCAGGCGATGATTGCAAACGCCCACGTCAACTTCTGTTTGATGTTCATCCGCGCTCCAGATTTTCTTGTAGGCCCACGCAGTGCAGATGACTTGTGGTTTATTGGCAGCCGAAAACGTTGTGGATCACCCGTTTCCCTGGGCGCGGCATCGCAGATTGTTGTGGAACGATTGTCGAACAGATCCCTCTGTCATTCAGGGCTTCGGCTGCGCAAACGGGAAATTGAGGCGGCGCGGAAAAAATCCGCCGAAGGGTCGCCGGGCGCTCATGTCAGATTCTGTCGCAAATGCCCTTGCAAACGGCGTCCAACAAATCCGCCGGGCTCGGCTATGATTCGCATCGGTCGATGCGCGAGCGCAGAGTTGGCCCTGTAATCCGGCACAGTGTGTGCATTCTCGACGTCCACAGGTTGGCACCCCCTCCCCGTGATGCGAGGATTGCCGTATAACGAGTGACATTCGCGTGTTTGGTAATAAAGGACCCACAATAAAAGCTGATGAAGACTCCAAAACGCATTGAACCCCTGATCGAGGACGGTCTGGTCGACGAAGTGCTGCGCCCACTGATGAGTGGCAAAGAGGCAGCTGTTTATGTGGTGCGCTGCGGCAATCAGTTACGTTGCGCCAAGGTCTACAAGGAGGCGAACAAACGCAGTTTCCGCCAGGCGGCCGAGTATCAGGAAGGTCGCAAGGTGCGCAACAGCCGACAGGCTCGCGCGATGGCCAAGGGCTCCAAGTTCGGCCGCAAAGAGACCGAAGACGCCTGGCAGAACGCCGAAGTGGCGGCGCTGTTCCGTCTGGCCGGTGCCGGCGTACGCGTGCCCAAACCCTATGACTTCCTCGACGGCGTGCTGTTGATGGAACTGGTGGCCGACGAGTTCGGCGACGCTGCGCCGCGTCTGAACGACGTGGTGCTGGAGCCGGATCAGGCGCGCGAATATCACGCGTTCCTGATTTCGCAGATCGTGCTGATGTTGTGTACCGGTTTGGTGCACGGTGACCTCTCGGAGTTCAACGTGCTGCTGACGCCGACCGGCCCGGTGATCATCGAC comes from the Pseudomonas granadensis genome and includes:
- a CDS encoding PA4780 family RIO1-like protein kinase, whose translation is MKTPKRIEPLIEDGLVDEVLRPLMSGKEAAVYVVRCGNQLRCAKVYKEANKRSFRQAAEYQEGRKVRNSRQARAMAKGSKFGRKETEDAWQNAEVAALFRLAGAGVRVPKPYDFLDGVLLMELVADEFGDAAPRLNDVVLEPDQAREYHAFLISQIVLMLCTGLVHGDLSEFNVLLTPTGPVIIDLPQAVDAAGNNHAFSMLERDVGNMASYFGRFAPELKKTKYAKEMWALYEAGTLHPNSVLTGEFDDPEDLADVGGVLREIEAARLDEERKQAIRAADDEPKGKSEEPPPPPWMQ